From the Bacillota bacterium genome, one window contains:
- a CDS encoding response regulator transcription factor — protein MSCLRVVVVDDHELIRLGLRLLLEGEEGICVVGEAANGAQALEAVERLKPDIVAMDVRLPDRSGIEVCREIKRRWPDIRVLMLTAYDSEELVLSAVEAGADGYVLKQLEGAGLLQALRSISQGGGALDPGVTRTLLSRVRQQARLQRRQAFESLTVREQQVLALIARGHDNDQIAAALGLSEKTVRNHVTVILDKLGVANRAQAAVYALQHGIHDVVDLPDEPPRPDGT, from the coding sequence ATGAGCTGCCTGCGGGTGGTCGTGGTCGATGACCACGAGCTGATCCGGCTGGGCCTGCGGCTGCTGCTGGAGGGTGAAGAGGGCATATGCGTGGTGGGCGAGGCTGCCAACGGAGCCCAGGCGCTCGAGGCCGTTGAGCGGCTGAAACCCGACATCGTGGCGATGGACGTAAGGCTCCCGGACCGGAGCGGGATTGAAGTGTGCCGGGAGATCAAGCGCCGGTGGCCCGATATCAGGGTGCTGATGCTGACGGCCTACGATAGCGAAGAACTCGTGCTTTCGGCGGTGGAAGCAGGGGCCGACGGGTACGTGCTCAAGCAGCTGGAGGGAGCCGGTCTCCTTCAGGCCTTGCGCAGCATCAGCCAGGGCGGGGGGGCCCTGGATCCGGGCGTGACCCGCACGTTGCTTTCGCGCGTGCGCCAGCAGGCAAGGCTCCAGCGGCGCCAGGCCTTTGAGAGCCTGACGGTACGCGAGCAGCAGGTGCTGGCCCTCATCGCACGGGGTCACGACAACGACCAAATTGCGGCAGCGCTGGGCTTGAGCGAGAAGACCGTGCGCAACCACGTGACGGTCATTCTCGATAAGCTGGGGGTTGCCAACCGCGCGCAGGCGGCCGTCTACGCCCTCCAGCACGGGATTCACGACGTCGTCGACCTGCCCGACGAGCCCCCTCGCCCGGACGGTACATGA
- a CDS encoding sensor histidine kinase, with amino-acid sequence MLAERIRAFFEVNEVIVNATYGEVFVLMGVALALQYRRHSSLRLARSVPWLAAFGLTHGAHEWGLVFIPIQATYLPAPFVALLRALQLVLLAVSFACLLQFGLSVAFSRSRSGGPVHPLTVVLLTAWAVGPFWLGLSLAGDLDTWRRIAEAAARYMLGAPGAFVSAWALYRQAQASGRSPGSASITPALRWAAFALAGYGVLGGLVVPQANFFPATVINQARLAQWVGVPVPVWRSALGAILLVAVIRSIEALHRELDRLMDDMEKARLISAERERIGRDLHDRTLQRVYSAGLLLQALQNGMPVGRPEGGYLARAIQVLDEAIADIRGYVSDLQPGDVPESLASRLRRLTHTLGLEAFADVTSDIDLPDRSKDARRDGHVYLVAAEALSNVARHSKARRVWIEARVQDGRLKLRVRDDGVGLRGGVKQGRGLENMHERARLLGGTIAVRSAPGRGTEVVLDVPWEEPA; translated from the coding sequence GTGCTGGCGGAACGCATTCGAGCGTTTTTCGAAGTCAATGAGGTCATCGTCAACGCAACGTACGGCGAAGTGTTCGTACTGATGGGCGTGGCCCTGGCCCTGCAGTACCGCCGGCACAGTTCGCTCCGGCTGGCGCGCAGCGTGCCGTGGCTGGCCGCTTTCGGGCTGACCCACGGGGCCCACGAGTGGGGCCTCGTCTTCATTCCGATCCAGGCGACTTACCTGCCCGCCCCTTTCGTGGCCCTGCTCAGGGCGCTTCAGCTCGTGTTGCTGGCCGTCTCCTTCGCCTGCCTGCTGCAATTCGGGCTTTCCGTAGCGTTCAGCCGGTCCCGTTCGGGCGGCCCGGTTCATCCCCTGACCGTGGTCCTGCTGACAGCGTGGGCGGTGGGCCCGTTCTGGCTGGGGCTCTCGCTGGCCGGCGACCTGGATACCTGGCGTCGCATCGCCGAGGCCGCCGCCCGTTACATGCTGGGCGCACCCGGCGCGTTTGTCAGCGCCTGGGCGCTTTACCGCCAGGCTCAAGCTTCCGGGAGGTCGCCCGGCTCCGCCTCGATCACCCCGGCGCTTCGCTGGGCGGCGTTCGCCCTGGCGGGGTATGGCGTGCTGGGCGGCCTCGTCGTTCCGCAGGCGAACTTCTTTCCGGCCACCGTCATCAACCAGGCCCGGCTGGCCCAATGGGTGGGGGTTCCGGTGCCGGTGTGGCGGTCGGCGCTGGGGGCCATTCTGCTGGTGGCCGTGATCCGGTCCATCGAGGCCCTCCACCGTGAACTCGACCGCCTCATGGACGACATGGAAAAGGCAAGGCTTATCAGTGCCGAACGGGAACGCATCGGCCGCGACCTGCACGACCGAACGCTCCAGCGGGTGTACTCCGCCGGTCTTCTGCTTCAAGCCCTTCAAAACGGCATGCCGGTGGGGCGCCCCGAAGGCGGCTATCTGGCGCGGGCCATCCAGGTCCTGGACGAGGCCATTGCCGATATCCGCGGCTATGTCTCCGACCTGCAGCCCGGCGACGTACCGGAGTCCCTCGCCAGCCGGTTGCGCCGCCTGACCCATACGCTGGGGCTCGAAGCCTTTGCTGATGTGACCTCGGACATCGACCTGCCCGACAGGTCGAAGGACGCCCGGCGCGATGGCCACGTCTACCTGGTGGCGGCCGAGGCGTTGAGCAACGTGGCACGCCATTCGAAAGCCCGCCGCGTCTGGATCGAGGCGCGGGTCCAGGACGGGCGGCTCAAGTTGCGCGTTCGGGATGACGGGGTCGGCCTCCGGGGAGGCGTGAAGCAGGGGCGCGGCCTTGAGAACATGCACGAGCGAGCCCGCCTTCTGGGGGGGACGATCGCTGTTCGTTCGGCACCGGGAAGGGGTACGGAAGTGGTGCTGGACGTCCCGTGGGAGGAGCCGGCATGA